From Virgibacillus ihumii, the proteins below share one genomic window:
- a CDS encoding M20 family metallopeptidase, whose translation MLRDIHDFIDTLFPEMIEIRRYLHQYPELSFHETKTAQYIADYYEKLDIPYETNVGGNGVIATLKGEKPGKTVALRADFDALPIQEENDVPYKSKVDGVMHACGHDGHTASLLTLAKAMKFFQQDLSGTIVFVHQHAEEYAPGGAKPILESGKLDHVDAVFGSHLWATTPFGVLQTSKDVFMAGVDRFEIKVQGQGGHGGYPHETKDAIVIASQLVSNLQQITSRRLDPLDTAVLTIGIFESGSAFNIIADSAKLVGTVRYLNKDVQKKVMAEMERIIKGTCEGYDASYKFNYVQGYPPLKNHAEDAELVMKASSKVDEIDTAEDIKPVMGGEDFAYYTMEKPGAYFFTGAKKEDNPYPHHHPKFDIDERAIPVAAKTLISAYFAYQDK comes from the coding sequence TTGTTACGTGATATACATGACTTCATTGATACACTTTTTCCGGAAATGATCGAAATACGACGATATCTGCACCAATACCCGGAGCTCTCATTCCATGAGACAAAAACAGCTCAATATATTGCAGACTATTATGAAAAACTGGACATCCCCTATGAAACAAATGTTGGCGGTAACGGAGTGATTGCGACGTTAAAGGGTGAAAAACCCGGCAAGACAGTTGCTCTCAGGGCAGACTTCGATGCACTTCCAATTCAAGAAGAAAATGATGTTCCCTATAAATCAAAAGTAGATGGAGTGATGCACGCTTGCGGTCATGACGGGCACACAGCTTCATTGCTTACACTTGCAAAAGCAATGAAATTTTTCCAGCAGGACTTATCAGGAACAATAGTTTTTGTTCATCAACATGCTGAAGAATACGCTCCAGGTGGTGCTAAACCTATTCTTGAATCCGGAAAACTCGATCATGTGGATGCGGTTTTCGGCTCACACTTATGGGCTACCACCCCATTTGGTGTATTACAAACTTCCAAAGATGTATTTATGGCGGGTGTCGACCGCTTTGAAATAAAAGTCCAAGGACAAGGCGGACATGGTGGCTACCCGCACGAGACAAAAGACGCTATTGTTATTGCGTCGCAACTGGTTTCCAATCTTCAGCAGATTACCAGCAGGCGATTAGATCCGCTTGACACGGCTGTCTTAACAATTGGTATCTTCGAAAGTGGATCAGCATTCAATATTATTGCAGATTCCGCTAAACTGGTTGGCACTGTCCGGTATTTAAACAAAGACGTTCAGAAAAAGGTAATGGCAGAAATGGAAAGGATAATTAAGGGGACATGTGAGGGATATGATGCCTCTTACAAATTTAATTACGTACAAGGTTATCCTCCATTAAAAAATCATGCTGAAGACGCGGAACTGGTGATGAAGGCAAGCAGCAAAGTCGATGAGATTGATACTGCAGAAGATATTAAACCTGTTATGGGTGGTGAAGATTTTGCCTATTATACAATGGAAAAACCGGGGGCATATTTCTTCACCGGTGCAAAAAAAGAGGACAACCCTTACCCGCATCATCACCCAAAATTTGATATAGATGAACGGGCTATTCCAGTTGCAGCTAAAACATTGATTTCAGCGTATTTTGCTTACCAGGATAAATAG
- a CDS encoding M20 family metallo-hydrolase, giving the protein MLNLQEWIEQKLCELNLVERMEDPHGYNRLGYTEEERKSHQQFIRIAKELGLNTYQDRVGNQWAIWNVHKTAPTIALGSHLDTVYNGGGYDGVAGVLSALAAVKILKDNQFTPKKNIAVVCFISEESARFGVSTIGSKAISGELMIEELEGVRDRDGITVKEAVEQMGVKWEDLTDATLPLSRLEQFVELHIEQGRKLQDCHADLGVVTGIARPTRLLVTASGIANHTGTTSMNNRNDALVAIAPLVQYVSELTKHINKQEDPHLVATVSTVDVKPNSMTSIPSKVEFGIDIRSVDDTAKQSLVTKIKQFCKEAEKKHQVKIEVETLVENKSVFLDDTIKSKLLETGHQLGFKTELMVSGAGHDVMNMATRWPSGLLFIPCRDGISHQPKEYTEISNLVNGTKVLTEYLQIEAKQ; this is encoded by the coding sequence ATGCTCAATTTACAAGAATGGATAGAACAAAAACTATGTGAATTAAATTTGGTTGAACGAATGGAGGACCCGCACGGCTATAATCGTTTGGGTTATACAGAAGAGGAACGCAAATCACACCAGCAATTTATACGTATTGCCAAAGAGTTAGGGCTGAATACGTACCAGGATAGGGTGGGGAACCAATGGGCGATATGGAACGTTCATAAGACTGCTCCCACCATTGCCTTGGGGTCTCATCTTGACACAGTTTACAATGGCGGTGGGTATGACGGCGTAGCGGGTGTGTTATCTGCTCTGGCAGCGGTTAAAATTCTGAAAGATAATCAGTTTACCCCCAAAAAAAATATTGCGGTTGTTTGTTTTATATCAGAGGAGTCAGCTCGTTTCGGTGTCTCGACTATTGGAAGCAAAGCTATTTCGGGTGAACTGATGATTGAGGAATTAGAAGGAGTCAGGGACAGAGATGGTATTACTGTAAAAGAAGCCGTAGAGCAAATGGGAGTGAAATGGGAAGACTTAACTGATGCTACTCTGCCACTATCACGGCTGGAACAATTTGTGGAATTGCATATTGAACAGGGAAGAAAATTACAGGACTGTCATGCTGATTTAGGCGTAGTAACAGGCATCGCACGTCCTACCCGATTGTTGGTAACGGCATCTGGCATTGCCAATCACACCGGGACTACATCGATGAATAATCGAAATGATGCACTAGTTGCCATCGCCCCACTGGTTCAATATGTATCAGAATTAACAAAGCACATAAATAAACAGGAAGATCCGCACCTTGTAGCTACGGTGAGTACAGTTGATGTAAAGCCAAATTCGATGACAAGTATTCCATCGAAAGTAGAGTTTGGCATTGATATCCGCAGTGTGGATGATACAGCTAAACAAAGCCTTGTAACGAAAATCAAGCAATTTTGCAAAGAAGCGGAAAAGAAACACCAGGTGAAAATTGAAGTGGAAACACTGGTGGAAAATAAATCGGTCTTTCTTGACGACACAATTAAATCAAAATTACTTGAAACGGGTCATCAGCTTGGGTTTAAAACGGAATTGATGGTAAGTGGTGCGGGTCACGATGTGATGAATATGGCTACAAGGTGGCCATCGGGCTTATTATTTATTCCCTGTCGTGACGGTATCAGTCATCAGCCAAAAGAATATACGGAAATTAGCAATCTGGTAAATGGAACGAAGGTATTAACGGAATACCTGCAAATAGAAGCAAAACAGTAA
- a CDS encoding DUF3100 domain-containing protein has product MDSEMTQGLWKDWRLHALVLVTVIVTEAIGTYSFSVGPGVILLLPMLYALIIGLILYFTPLVKEKQSKNAEPIIILGVALLLAKIGVIIGPSLPQLIEAGPALLLQELGNLGTIFLALPVAVWLGLKRETIGMTHSVAREPNVGLVMDKYGMDSAETRGVLAVYIFGTVFGAVFMGLISGFLATLTPIHPLSFAMASGIGSGSMMAAASGSLVAIFPELETQIIAFAGASNLLSLSTGLYVSIFIGLPLTEKLYSVMTNRRKNKEAIK; this is encoded by the coding sequence ATGGACAGCGAAATGACACAAGGTTTGTGGAAGGACTGGCGTCTGCACGCACTGGTGTTGGTAACGGTAATTGTGACTGAAGCAATTGGAACATACAGTTTTTCAGTAGGTCCGGGAGTTATCCTGCTTTTACCCATGTTATATGCGTTGATAATTGGATTAATTTTGTATTTCACCCCTCTGGTAAAGGAAAAACAATCGAAAAATGCCGAACCGATTATCATTTTAGGTGTGGCATTACTGCTTGCAAAAATTGGAGTCATCATAGGTCCTTCCCTTCCTCAGTTAATCGAGGCAGGACCCGCATTGTTATTGCAGGAATTAGGTAACCTCGGGACAATCTTTTTAGCATTACCGGTTGCTGTTTGGCTAGGATTGAAGCGGGAAACGATTGGAATGACTCACTCTGTGGCTCGCGAACCAAATGTGGGGTTGGTAATGGATAAATACGGAATGGACTCAGCGGAAACACGGGGGGTTTTGGCAGTTTACATCTTTGGTACTGTGTTCGGTGCCGTATTTATGGGGCTAATTTCCGGATTTCTGGCAACCTTAACGCCGATTCATCCTTTATCATTTGCAATGGCATCAGGTATCGGAAGTGGCAGTATGATGGCCGCTGCAAGTGGTTCATTAGTTGCTATTTTTCCGGAACTGGAAACACAAATTATTGCTTTTGCCGGAGCAAGTAATCTGCTTTCTTTATCAACAGGACTTTATGTAAGTATTTTTATAGGTTTACCTTTAACAGAAAAACTGTATAGTGTCATGACAAACCGGCGTAAGAATAAGGAAGCTATCAAATAA